TCTGAGTGCCCTCCTACTTTTGGTGTACCACACGATTGGGTTATTGGTATTATAGCTGGTGGCGATTCGGCTATCCGTAAAGCTGTAGAATTTGCTGAAGACGATAAGCAACAAGCTTGGAAAGATTTGAAAGAATACCAAATCAATGACTTAGATACGGTTATTGGTATTGCTGCATCTGGCACAACACCCTACGTTATTGGGGGCTTAGAACAATGCAATAAGCATCAGATACTTACGGCTTGTATCTGTTGTAATGCAGACTCTGCTTTATCTAAAGTATCTCATCACCCCATTGAGGTAGTGGTAGGGCCCGAATTCGTAACAGGCTCAACACGAATGAAAGCAGGTACAGCCCAAAAATTAGTCCTGAATATGATTTCCACCTCTGTAATGATTAAGCTAGGACGTGTCAAAGGAAATAAAATGGTGGATATGCAATTGAGCAATAACAAATTGGTGGACAGAGGAACTCTAATGGTTGCTCAACAAACGGGTTTAGATTACGAACTTGCCAAAGAATTATTAAACGAATGTGGTAGTGTACGTGCTGCCATTGAAAAACACCAAAACAATGGATAAACAAAAATTAGCCAATGGTATGATGTGGATATCCATGTCCATATTCTTCATCTTCACTGCTGCCATGACCTTATACATAGCCGATAGTAAAGATAATTTATTTCTAAAGGGGCTTGGTATATTCTTTATCCTTTGCTTATTTTTCTTTGCCTACAAAGGGCTAAAAACCACACTAGACGCTTTTTTTGATAAAGAGA
This DNA window, taken from Flavobacteriales bacterium, encodes the following:
- the murQ gene encoding N-acetylmuramic acid 6-phosphate etherase gives rise to the protein MNKTTEQDSNHNHLDKMDTLSLLKGINQEDKGVSLAVERVIPKLEPLVDAIYSRMAQGGRLFYIGAGTSGRLGIVDASECPPTFGVPHDWVIGIIAGGDSAIRKAVEFAEDDKQQAWKDLKEYQINDLDTVIGIAASGTTPYVIGGLEQCNKHQILTACICCNADSALSKVSHHPIEVVVGPEFVTGSTRMKAGTAQKLVLNMISTSVMIKLGRVKGNKMVDMQLSNNKLVDRGTLMVAQQTGLDYELAKELLNECGSVRAAIEKHQNNG